Proteins co-encoded in one Osmerus mordax isolate fOsmMor3 chromosome 11, fOsmMor3.pri, whole genome shotgun sequence genomic window:
- the LOC136951311 gene encoding CUE domain-containing protein 1-like, whose translation MTSLFKRSSSNGGSRGGGGGGGGSGGGGGGGGGGGSTQGELNNSRPNRQVRRLEFNQAMEDFKIMFPSMDYEVIECVLRSNNGAVDATIDQLLQMSIDGGGSDDSSDSDDSIPPEILERTLEPDSSDEEPPPVYSPPTYDMHIYDRKYPEAPPTPPPRFEAQPPPGHRQVQSYRNWNPPMLGNLPDDFLRILPQQKDNITGSQSQQSQPSSSSSSSLSSMSQRESQGTDGTPGGAGGASGVSEQERKLKQYLEDERIALFLQNEEFMRELQRNREFLVALERDRLKYESKKSKSNHSSSMENSTGEHCASGSTEACTAVSDDAMFRDKLKHMGKSTRKKLFEIARTFSEKTKRRKSKRRMLLKHQLLGTANSTANLLDDVEGNPCEEDSKPKRSATQEDDEQNRERVS comes from the exons ATGACCAGCCTATTCAAGCGCAGCAGCAGTAATGGAGgctcaagaggaggaggaggagggggcggcggcagtggtggtggtggtggtggtgggggtggtggcggTTCCACCCAGGGAGAGCTCAACAACAGCCGTCCAAATCGGCAAGTCCGGCGCCTTGAGTTCAACCAGGCCATGGAGGACTTCAAGATCATGTTCCCCAGCATGGACTATGAGGTCATAGAGTGCGTGCTGCGCTCGAACAACGGGGCAGTGGACGCCACCATCGATCAGCTGCTTCAGATGAGCATCGACGGAGGCGGCTCGGATGACAGCTCCGACTCTGATGACAGCATCCCCCCAGAG ATTTTGGAGCGGACATTGGAACCGGACAGCTCAGATGAGGAACCGCCCCCTGTTTACTCCCCACCAACCTACGACATGCACATCTATGACCGGAAATACCCAGaggccccacccacccctccaccaag gTTTGAGGCCCAGCCACCCCCAGGCCACCGACAAGTCCAAAGCTACAGGAACTGGAACCCGCCTATGCTTGGGAACCTGCCTGATGACTTTTTGAGAATCTTGCCTCAGCAGAAGGACAATATAACG GGTTCTCAGAGTCAACAGTCCcagccatcttcctcctcctcctcctccctctcctccatgagCCAGAGGGAGTCTCAGGGGACTGATGGGACCCCCGGGGGGGCAGGCGGGGCATCGGGGGTCTCAGAACAAGAGCGGAAGCTCAAGCAGTATCTGGAGGACGAGCGGATTGCGTTGTTCCTTCAGAACGAGGAGTTCATGAGAGAACTGCAGCGCAACCGAGAGTTCCTCGTTGCCTTAGAGCGAG ATCGCTTGAAGTATGAATCAAAGAAATCCAAGTCCAATCACTCATCTAGCATGGAGAATTCCACAG GAGAACACTGTGCCTCAGGCTCGACGGAAGCGTGCACTGCTGTCTCGGACGATGCCATGTTCAGAGACAAACTCAAACACATGGGCAAAT CAACGAGAAAGAAGCTGTTTGAAATCGCCAGAACCTTCTCTGAGAAGACTAAGAGGAGAAAGTCAAAAAGGAGAATGCTCCTGAAACACCAGTT ACTTGGAACGGCCAACTCTACAGCCAACCTCCTGGATGATGTGGAGGGAAACCCATGTG AGGAGGACAGCAAACCTAAAAGGTCAGCCACTCAGGAAGATGATGAGCAAAACAGGGAACGAGTGTCATG A
- the LOC136952134 gene encoding vascular endothelial zinc finger 1-like isoform X1, whose product MEPSWSTFLFQQANEALHHQHQVAQNSLLPLLNSGAEPPDQKPVLPIPLDHKPPVSAAELLKDNVASGAGGGGGGGITVVKKEPKSKTPFICGYCNKAFRDSYHLRRHESCHTGIKMVSRPKKVQTAPTMVPLISTVPHRENSGNPSYISTIAGILTTATTSASTATSIMSPMPQQQSLPKKPAKPVKKNHGCDMCGKAFRDVYHLNRHKLSHSDEKPFECPICQQRFKRKDRMTYHVRSHDGGVHKPYICSVCGKGFSRENGTGQRDCCRGQTAPEEMGLQCHSCSQWPDHLSCHVKHVHSSERPFKCQVTACTSAFATKDRLRSHMIRHEGKVTCNICGKMLSAAYITSHLKTHGQASFNNPCNKGLSDWQWNHSGLRKVTSPRNPNPMELWSVLAFLIYQERKDILSLCLSVSVCLSLSLSLSLSLSLSLSLSLSLSYVSHVSLSLCLSLFLSPLFLCLCSDGSNIHNSATPVTNSAAITSAMNRGNASHPVTIAAQMNITTSTVNIHSPVNLQHPVTITGPVNLASVNIPASASMNIAHPVAITSPMSMNITGPLNIAMRPMDSMPFLSQVLPSSPPW is encoded by the exons ATGGAACCGAGTTGGAGTACATTTTTATTCCAG CAGGCCAATGAGGCcctgcatcaccagcaccagGTGGCCCAGAACAGCCTTCTGCCGCTCCTCAACTCCGGCGCCGAACCGCCAGACCAGAAGCCTGTGCTGCCAATCCCCTTGGACCACAAGCCGCCCGTCAGCGCCGCGGAACTCCTCAAGGACAATGTGGCAAGTGGCGCGGGCGGAGGTGGCGGCGGAGGCATCAccgtggtgaagaaggaaccCAAATCCAAGACACCCTTCATCTGCGGCTACTGCAACAAGGCCTTTCGGGACAGCTACCACCTGCGGCGGCACGAGTCCTGCCACACGGGCATCAAGATGGTGTCGCGACCCAAGAAGGTGCAGACGGCACCCACCATGGTGCCACTCATCTCCACTGTGCCACATCGTGAGAACAGCGGAAACCCTTCCTACATTTCCACCATAGCTGGCATCCTCACCACGGCAACCACCTCCGCCTCCACGGCCACCAGCATCATGTCGCCCATGCCGCAGCAGCAGAGTCTCCCCAAGAAGCCCGCCAAACCAGTGAAGAAGAACCACGGCTGCGATATGTGCGGCAAGGCCTTCCGGGATGTCTACCACCTGAACCGCCACAAGCTCTCCCACTCCGATGAGAAGCCGTTTGAGTGTCCTATCTGCCAGCAGAGGTTCAAGAGGAAGGACCGCATGACGTACCACGTACGTTCACATGATGGTGGAGTCCACAAGCCTTACATCTGTTCTGTCTGCGGGAAGGGCTTCTCGAG ggAGAACGGCACGGGACAGAGAGACTGCTGCAGGGGCCAGACTGCACCAGAAGAGATGGGCCTCCAGTGTCACTCCTGCTCCCAATG GCCTGACCACCTAAGCTGTCATGTGAAGCATGTTCATTCTTCAGAGAGACCCTTCAAATGCCAAGTAACG GCCTGCACCTCGGCTTTCGCCACCAAAGATCGTCTGCGCTCCCATATGATCCGGCATGAGGGCAAGGTCACCTGTAACATCTGTGGCAAGATGCTCAGCGCCGCCTACATCACCAGTCACCTAAAGACACACGGGCAGGCTAGCTTCAACAACCCCTGTAACAAAG GGCTAAGTGACTGGCAGTGGAACCACTCAGGGCTACGAAAAG TGACTAGCCCACGTAACCCAAATCCTATGGAGCTGTGGAGTGTGTTGGCTTTCCTGATTTATCAGGAAAGAAaggacattctctctctctgtctctctgtctctgtctgtctgtctctctctctctctctctctctctctctctctctctctctctctctctctctctctctctcatatgttTCTCATGTCTcactttctctatgtctctctttatttctctctcctctgtttctgtgtctttgcTCAGATGGTAGCAACATTCACAATTCTGCAACGCCCGTCACCAACTCTGCTGCCATCACCTCTGCAATGAACCGTGGCAATGCTAGCCACCCGGTCACGATCGCCGCCCAGATGAACATTACCACCAGCACGGTCAACATCCACTCTCCAGTCAACCTACAGCACCCAGTGACCATTACAGGCCCCGTCAACTTGGCCTCCGTCAACATCCCAGCATCAGCATCCATGAATATTGCCCACCCAGTGGCCATCACCTCCCCCATGTCCATGAATATTACCGGGCCCCTCAATATTGCCATGAGGCCCATGGATAGCATGCCTTTTCTCTCCCaagtcctgccttcctctccaccttggTAG
- the LOC136952134 gene encoding vascular endothelial zinc finger 1-like isoform X4 — protein sequence MEPSWSTFLFQQANEALHHQHQVAQNSLLPLLNSGAEPPDQKPVLPIPLDHKPPVSAAELLKDNVASGAGGGGGGGITVVKKEPKSKTPFICGYCNKAFRDSYHLRRHESCHTGIKMVSRPKKVQTAPTMVPLISTVPHRENSGNPSYISTIAGILTTATTSASTATSIMSPMPQQQSLPKKPAKPVKKNHGCDMCGKAFRDVYHLNRHKLSHSDEKPFECPICQQRFKRKDRMTYHVRSHDGGVHKPYICSVCGKGFSRENGTGQRDCCRGQTAPEEMGLQCHSCSQWPDHLSCHVKHVHSSERPFKCQVTACTSAFATKDRLRSHMIRHEGKVTCNICGKMLSAAYITSHLKTHGQASFNNPCNKGLSDWQWNHSGLRKDGSNIHNSATPVTNSAAITSAMNRGNASHPVTIAAQMNITTSTVNIHSPVNLQHPVTITGPVNLASVNIPASASMNIAHPVAITSPMSMNITGPLNIAMRPMDSMPFLSQVLPSSPPW from the exons ATGGAACCGAGTTGGAGTACATTTTTATTCCAG CAGGCCAATGAGGCcctgcatcaccagcaccagGTGGCCCAGAACAGCCTTCTGCCGCTCCTCAACTCCGGCGCCGAACCGCCAGACCAGAAGCCTGTGCTGCCAATCCCCTTGGACCACAAGCCGCCCGTCAGCGCCGCGGAACTCCTCAAGGACAATGTGGCAAGTGGCGCGGGCGGAGGTGGCGGCGGAGGCATCAccgtggtgaagaaggaaccCAAATCCAAGACACCCTTCATCTGCGGCTACTGCAACAAGGCCTTTCGGGACAGCTACCACCTGCGGCGGCACGAGTCCTGCCACACGGGCATCAAGATGGTGTCGCGACCCAAGAAGGTGCAGACGGCACCCACCATGGTGCCACTCATCTCCACTGTGCCACATCGTGAGAACAGCGGAAACCCTTCCTACATTTCCACCATAGCTGGCATCCTCACCACGGCAACCACCTCCGCCTCCACGGCCACCAGCATCATGTCGCCCATGCCGCAGCAGCAGAGTCTCCCCAAGAAGCCCGCCAAACCAGTGAAGAAGAACCACGGCTGCGATATGTGCGGCAAGGCCTTCCGGGATGTCTACCACCTGAACCGCCACAAGCTCTCCCACTCCGATGAGAAGCCGTTTGAGTGTCCTATCTGCCAGCAGAGGTTCAAGAGGAAGGACCGCATGACGTACCACGTACGTTCACATGATGGTGGAGTCCACAAGCCTTACATCTGTTCTGTCTGCGGGAAGGGCTTCTCGAG ggAGAACGGCACGGGACAGAGAGACTGCTGCAGGGGCCAGACTGCACCAGAAGAGATGGGCCTCCAGTGTCACTCCTGCTCCCAATG GCCTGACCACCTAAGCTGTCATGTGAAGCATGTTCATTCTTCAGAGAGACCCTTCAAATGCCAAGTAACG GCCTGCACCTCGGCTTTCGCCACCAAAGATCGTCTGCGCTCCCATATGATCCGGCATGAGGGCAAGGTCACCTGTAACATCTGTGGCAAGATGCTCAGCGCCGCCTACATCACCAGTCACCTAAAGACACACGGGCAGGCTAGCTTCAACAACCCCTGTAACAAAG GGCTAAGTGACTGGCAGTGGAACCACTCAGGGCTACGAAAAG ATGGTAGCAACATTCACAATTCTGCAACGCCCGTCACCAACTCTGCTGCCATCACCTCTGCAATGAACCGTGGCAATGCTAGCCACCCGGTCACGATCGCCGCCCAGATGAACATTACCACCAGCACGGTCAACATCCACTCTCCAGTCAACCTACAGCACCCAGTGACCATTACAGGCCCCGTCAACTTGGCCTCCGTCAACATCCCAGCATCAGCATCCATGAATATTGCCCACCCAGTGGCCATCACCTCCCCCATGTCCATGAATATTACCGGGCCCCTCAATATTGCCATGAGGCCCATGGATAGCATGCCTTTTCTCTCCCaagtcctgccttcctctccaccttggTAG
- the LOC136952134 gene encoding vascular endothelial zinc finger 1-like isoform X3, which yields MEPSWSTFLFQQANEALHHQHQVAQNSLLPLLNSGAEPPDQKPVLPIPLDHKPPVSAAELLKDNVASGAGGGGGGGITVVKKEPKSKTPFICGYCNKAFRDSYHLRRHESCHTGIKMVSRPKKVQTAPTMVPLISTVPHRENSGNPSYISTIAGILTTATTSASTATSIMSPMPQQQSLPKKPAKPVKKNHGCDMCGKAFRDVYHLNRHKLSHSDEKPFECPICQQRFKRKDRMTYHVRSHDGGVHKPYICSVCGKGFSRENGTGQRDCCRGQTAPEEMGLQCHSCSQWPDHLSCHVKHVHSSERPFKCQVTACTSAFATKDRLRSHMIRHEGKVTCNICGKMLSAAYITSHLKTHGQASFNNPCNKGLSDWQWNHSGLRKGELTVGEVLNKSFQVLIDISRTQDGSNIHNSATPVTNSAAITSAMNRGNASHPVTIAAQMNITTSTVNIHSPVNLQHPVTITGPVNLASVNIPASASMNIAHPVAITSPMSMNITGPLNIAMRPMDSMPFLSQVLPSSPPW from the exons ATGGAACCGAGTTGGAGTACATTTTTATTCCAG CAGGCCAATGAGGCcctgcatcaccagcaccagGTGGCCCAGAACAGCCTTCTGCCGCTCCTCAACTCCGGCGCCGAACCGCCAGACCAGAAGCCTGTGCTGCCAATCCCCTTGGACCACAAGCCGCCCGTCAGCGCCGCGGAACTCCTCAAGGACAATGTGGCAAGTGGCGCGGGCGGAGGTGGCGGCGGAGGCATCAccgtggtgaagaaggaaccCAAATCCAAGACACCCTTCATCTGCGGCTACTGCAACAAGGCCTTTCGGGACAGCTACCACCTGCGGCGGCACGAGTCCTGCCACACGGGCATCAAGATGGTGTCGCGACCCAAGAAGGTGCAGACGGCACCCACCATGGTGCCACTCATCTCCACTGTGCCACATCGTGAGAACAGCGGAAACCCTTCCTACATTTCCACCATAGCTGGCATCCTCACCACGGCAACCACCTCCGCCTCCACGGCCACCAGCATCATGTCGCCCATGCCGCAGCAGCAGAGTCTCCCCAAGAAGCCCGCCAAACCAGTGAAGAAGAACCACGGCTGCGATATGTGCGGCAAGGCCTTCCGGGATGTCTACCACCTGAACCGCCACAAGCTCTCCCACTCCGATGAGAAGCCGTTTGAGTGTCCTATCTGCCAGCAGAGGTTCAAGAGGAAGGACCGCATGACGTACCACGTACGTTCACATGATGGTGGAGTCCACAAGCCTTACATCTGTTCTGTCTGCGGGAAGGGCTTCTCGAG ggAGAACGGCACGGGACAGAGAGACTGCTGCAGGGGCCAGACTGCACCAGAAGAGATGGGCCTCCAGTGTCACTCCTGCTCCCAATG GCCTGACCACCTAAGCTGTCATGTGAAGCATGTTCATTCTTCAGAGAGACCCTTCAAATGCCAAGTAACG GCCTGCACCTCGGCTTTCGCCACCAAAGATCGTCTGCGCTCCCATATGATCCGGCATGAGGGCAAGGTCACCTGTAACATCTGTGGCAAGATGCTCAGCGCCGCCTACATCACCAGTCACCTAAAGACACACGGGCAGGCTAGCTTCAACAACCCCTGTAACAAAG GGCTAAGTGACTGGCAGTGGAACCACTCAGGGCTACGAAAAG GTGAGTTGACGGTAGGAGAGGTCTTAAATAAGTCGTTCCAAGTCCTTATTGACATCTCTCGCACTCAAG ATGGTAGCAACATTCACAATTCTGCAACGCCCGTCACCAACTCTGCTGCCATCACCTCTGCAATGAACCGTGGCAATGCTAGCCACCCGGTCACGATCGCCGCCCAGATGAACATTACCACCAGCACGGTCAACATCCACTCTCCAGTCAACCTACAGCACCCAGTGACCATTACAGGCCCCGTCAACTTGGCCTCCGTCAACATCCCAGCATCAGCATCCATGAATATTGCCCACCCAGTGGCCATCACCTCCCCCATGTCCATGAATATTACCGGGCCCCTCAATATTGCCATGAGGCCCATGGATAGCATGCCTTTTCTCTCCCaagtcctgccttcctctccaccttggTAG
- the LOC136952134 gene encoding vascular endothelial zinc finger 1-like isoform X5 codes for MEPSWSTFLFQQANEALHHQHQVAQNSLLPLLNSGAEPPDQKPVLPIPLDHKPPVSAAELLKDNVASGAGGGGGGGITVVKKEPKSKTPFICGYCNKAFRDSYHLRRHESCHTGIKMVSRPKKVQTAPTMVPLISTVPHRENSGNPSYISTIAGILTTATTSASTATSIMSPMPQQQSLPKKPAKPVKKNHGCDMCGKAFRDVYHLNRHKLSHSDEKPFECPICQQRFKRKDRMTYHVRSHDGGVHKPYICSVCGKGFSRPDHLSCHVKHVHSSERPFKCQVTACTSAFATKDRLRSHMIRHEGKVTCNICGKMLSAAYITSHLKTHGQASFNNPCNKGLSDWQWNHSGLRKGELTVGEVLNKSFQVLIDISRTQDGSNIHNSATPVTNSAAITSAMNRGNASHPVTIAAQMNITTSTVNIHSPVNLQHPVTITGPVNLASVNIPASASMNIAHPVAITSPMSMNITGPLNIAMRPMDSMPFLSQVLPSSPPW; via the exons ATGGAACCGAGTTGGAGTACATTTTTATTCCAG CAGGCCAATGAGGCcctgcatcaccagcaccagGTGGCCCAGAACAGCCTTCTGCCGCTCCTCAACTCCGGCGCCGAACCGCCAGACCAGAAGCCTGTGCTGCCAATCCCCTTGGACCACAAGCCGCCCGTCAGCGCCGCGGAACTCCTCAAGGACAATGTGGCAAGTGGCGCGGGCGGAGGTGGCGGCGGAGGCATCAccgtggtgaagaaggaaccCAAATCCAAGACACCCTTCATCTGCGGCTACTGCAACAAGGCCTTTCGGGACAGCTACCACCTGCGGCGGCACGAGTCCTGCCACACGGGCATCAAGATGGTGTCGCGACCCAAGAAGGTGCAGACGGCACCCACCATGGTGCCACTCATCTCCACTGTGCCACATCGTGAGAACAGCGGAAACCCTTCCTACATTTCCACCATAGCTGGCATCCTCACCACGGCAACCACCTCCGCCTCCACGGCCACCAGCATCATGTCGCCCATGCCGCAGCAGCAGAGTCTCCCCAAGAAGCCCGCCAAACCAGTGAAGAAGAACCACGGCTGCGATATGTGCGGCAAGGCCTTCCGGGATGTCTACCACCTGAACCGCCACAAGCTCTCCCACTCCGATGAGAAGCCGTTTGAGTGTCCTATCTGCCAGCAGAGGTTCAAGAGGAAGGACCGCATGACGTACCACGTACGTTCACATGATGGTGGAGTCCACAAGCCTTACATCTGTTCTGTCTGCGGGAAGGGCTTCTCGAG GCCTGACCACCTAAGCTGTCATGTGAAGCATGTTCATTCTTCAGAGAGACCCTTCAAATGCCAAGTAACG GCCTGCACCTCGGCTTTCGCCACCAAAGATCGTCTGCGCTCCCATATGATCCGGCATGAGGGCAAGGTCACCTGTAACATCTGTGGCAAGATGCTCAGCGCCGCCTACATCACCAGTCACCTAAAGACACACGGGCAGGCTAGCTTCAACAACCCCTGTAACAAAG GGCTAAGTGACTGGCAGTGGAACCACTCAGGGCTACGAAAAG GTGAGTTGACGGTAGGAGAGGTCTTAAATAAGTCGTTCCAAGTCCTTATTGACATCTCTCGCACTCAAG ATGGTAGCAACATTCACAATTCTGCAACGCCCGTCACCAACTCTGCTGCCATCACCTCTGCAATGAACCGTGGCAATGCTAGCCACCCGGTCACGATCGCCGCCCAGATGAACATTACCACCAGCACGGTCAACATCCACTCTCCAGTCAACCTACAGCACCCAGTGACCATTACAGGCCCCGTCAACTTGGCCTCCGTCAACATCCCAGCATCAGCATCCATGAATATTGCCCACCCAGTGGCCATCACCTCCCCCATGTCCATGAATATTACCGGGCCCCTCAATATTGCCATGAGGCCCATGGATAGCATGCCTTTTCTCTCCCaagtcctgccttcctctccaccttggTAG
- the LOC136952134 gene encoding vascular endothelial zinc finger 1-like isoform X6, which yields MEPSWSTFLFQQANEALHHQHQVAQNSLLPLLNSGAEPPDQKPVLPIPLDHKPPVSAAELLKDNVASGAGGGGGGGITVVKKEPKSKTPFICGYCNKAFRDSYHLRRHESCHTGIKMVSRPKKVQTAPTMVPLISTVPHRENSGNPSYISTIAGILTTATTSASTATSIMSPMPQQQSLPKKPAKPVKKNHGCDMCGKAFRDVYHLNRHKLSHSDEKPFECPICQQRFKRKDRMTYHVRSHDGGVHKPYICSVCGKGFSRPDHLSCHVKHVHSSERPFKCQVTACTSAFATKDRLRSHMIRHEGKVTCNICGKMLSAAYITSHLKTHGQASFNNPCNKGLSDWQWNHSGLRKDGSNIHNSATPVTNSAAITSAMNRGNASHPVTIAAQMNITTSTVNIHSPVNLQHPVTITGPVNLASVNIPASASMNIAHPVAITSPMSMNITGPLNIAMRPMDSMPFLSQVLPSSPPW from the exons ATGGAACCGAGTTGGAGTACATTTTTATTCCAG CAGGCCAATGAGGCcctgcatcaccagcaccagGTGGCCCAGAACAGCCTTCTGCCGCTCCTCAACTCCGGCGCCGAACCGCCAGACCAGAAGCCTGTGCTGCCAATCCCCTTGGACCACAAGCCGCCCGTCAGCGCCGCGGAACTCCTCAAGGACAATGTGGCAAGTGGCGCGGGCGGAGGTGGCGGCGGAGGCATCAccgtggtgaagaaggaaccCAAATCCAAGACACCCTTCATCTGCGGCTACTGCAACAAGGCCTTTCGGGACAGCTACCACCTGCGGCGGCACGAGTCCTGCCACACGGGCATCAAGATGGTGTCGCGACCCAAGAAGGTGCAGACGGCACCCACCATGGTGCCACTCATCTCCACTGTGCCACATCGTGAGAACAGCGGAAACCCTTCCTACATTTCCACCATAGCTGGCATCCTCACCACGGCAACCACCTCCGCCTCCACGGCCACCAGCATCATGTCGCCCATGCCGCAGCAGCAGAGTCTCCCCAAGAAGCCCGCCAAACCAGTGAAGAAGAACCACGGCTGCGATATGTGCGGCAAGGCCTTCCGGGATGTCTACCACCTGAACCGCCACAAGCTCTCCCACTCCGATGAGAAGCCGTTTGAGTGTCCTATCTGCCAGCAGAGGTTCAAGAGGAAGGACCGCATGACGTACCACGTACGTTCACATGATGGTGGAGTCCACAAGCCTTACATCTGTTCTGTCTGCGGGAAGGGCTTCTCGAG GCCTGACCACCTAAGCTGTCATGTGAAGCATGTTCATTCTTCAGAGAGACCCTTCAAATGCCAAGTAACG GCCTGCACCTCGGCTTTCGCCACCAAAGATCGTCTGCGCTCCCATATGATCCGGCATGAGGGCAAGGTCACCTGTAACATCTGTGGCAAGATGCTCAGCGCCGCCTACATCACCAGTCACCTAAAGACACACGGGCAGGCTAGCTTCAACAACCCCTGTAACAAAG GGCTAAGTGACTGGCAGTGGAACCACTCAGGGCTACGAAAAG ATGGTAGCAACATTCACAATTCTGCAACGCCCGTCACCAACTCTGCTGCCATCACCTCTGCAATGAACCGTGGCAATGCTAGCCACCCGGTCACGATCGCCGCCCAGATGAACATTACCACCAGCACGGTCAACATCCACTCTCCAGTCAACCTACAGCACCCAGTGACCATTACAGGCCCCGTCAACTTGGCCTCCGTCAACATCCCAGCATCAGCATCCATGAATATTGCCCACCCAGTGGCCATCACCTCCCCCATGTCCATGAATATTACCGGGCCCCTCAATATTGCCATGAGGCCCATGGATAGCATGCCTTTTCTCTCCCaagtcctgccttcctctccaccttggTAG
- the LOC136952134 gene encoding vascular endothelial zinc finger 1-like isoform X2, translated as MEPSWSTFLFQQANEALHHQHQVAQNSLLPLLNSGAEPPDQKPVLPIPLDHKPPVSAAELLKDNVASGAGGGGGGGITVVKKEPKSKTPFICGYCNKAFRDSYHLRRHESCHTGIKMVSRPKKVQTAPTMVPLISTVPHRENSGNPSYISTIAGILTTATTSASTATSIMSPMPQQQSLPKKPAKPVKKNHGCDMCGKAFRDVYHLNRHKLSHSDEKPFECPICQQRFKRKDRMTYHVRSHDGGVHKPYICSVCGKGFSRPDHLSCHVKHVHSSERPFKCQVTACTSAFATKDRLRSHMIRHEGKVTCNICGKMLSAAYITSHLKTHGQASFNNPCNKGLSDWQWNHSGLRKVTSPRNPNPMELWSVLAFLIYQERKDILSLCLSVSVCLSLSLSLSLSLSLSLSLSLSLSYVSHVSLSLCLSLFLSPLFLCLCSDGSNIHNSATPVTNSAAITSAMNRGNASHPVTIAAQMNITTSTVNIHSPVNLQHPVTITGPVNLASVNIPASASMNIAHPVAITSPMSMNITGPLNIAMRPMDSMPFLSQVLPSSPPW; from the exons ATGGAACCGAGTTGGAGTACATTTTTATTCCAG CAGGCCAATGAGGCcctgcatcaccagcaccagGTGGCCCAGAACAGCCTTCTGCCGCTCCTCAACTCCGGCGCCGAACCGCCAGACCAGAAGCCTGTGCTGCCAATCCCCTTGGACCACAAGCCGCCCGTCAGCGCCGCGGAACTCCTCAAGGACAATGTGGCAAGTGGCGCGGGCGGAGGTGGCGGCGGAGGCATCAccgtggtgaagaaggaaccCAAATCCAAGACACCCTTCATCTGCGGCTACTGCAACAAGGCCTTTCGGGACAGCTACCACCTGCGGCGGCACGAGTCCTGCCACACGGGCATCAAGATGGTGTCGCGACCCAAGAAGGTGCAGACGGCACCCACCATGGTGCCACTCATCTCCACTGTGCCACATCGTGAGAACAGCGGAAACCCTTCCTACATTTCCACCATAGCTGGCATCCTCACCACGGCAACCACCTCCGCCTCCACGGCCACCAGCATCATGTCGCCCATGCCGCAGCAGCAGAGTCTCCCCAAGAAGCCCGCCAAACCAGTGAAGAAGAACCACGGCTGCGATATGTGCGGCAAGGCCTTCCGGGATGTCTACCACCTGAACCGCCACAAGCTCTCCCACTCCGATGAGAAGCCGTTTGAGTGTCCTATCTGCCAGCAGAGGTTCAAGAGGAAGGACCGCATGACGTACCACGTACGTTCACATGATGGTGGAGTCCACAAGCCTTACATCTGTTCTGTCTGCGGGAAGGGCTTCTCGAG GCCTGACCACCTAAGCTGTCATGTGAAGCATGTTCATTCTTCAGAGAGACCCTTCAAATGCCAAGTAACG GCCTGCACCTCGGCTTTCGCCACCAAAGATCGTCTGCGCTCCCATATGATCCGGCATGAGGGCAAGGTCACCTGTAACATCTGTGGCAAGATGCTCAGCGCCGCCTACATCACCAGTCACCTAAAGACACACGGGCAGGCTAGCTTCAACAACCCCTGTAACAAAG GGCTAAGTGACTGGCAGTGGAACCACTCAGGGCTACGAAAAG TGACTAGCCCACGTAACCCAAATCCTATGGAGCTGTGGAGTGTGTTGGCTTTCCTGATTTATCAGGAAAGAAaggacattctctctctctgtctctctgtctctgtctgtctgtctctctctctctctctctctctctctctctctctctctctctctctctctctctctctctcatatgttTCTCATGTCTcactttctctatgtctctctttatttctctctcctctgtttctgtgtctttgcTCAGATGGTAGCAACATTCACAATTCTGCAACGCCCGTCACCAACTCTGCTGCCATCACCTCTGCAATGAACCGTGGCAATGCTAGCCACCCGGTCACGATCGCCGCCCAGATGAACATTACCACCAGCACGGTCAACATCCACTCTCCAGTCAACCTACAGCACCCAGTGACCATTACAGGCCCCGTCAACTTGGCCTCCGTCAACATCCCAGCATCAGCATCCATGAATATTGCCCACCCAGTGGCCATCACCTCCCCCATGTCCATGAATATTACCGGGCCCCTCAATATTGCCATGAGGCCCATGGATAGCATGCCTTTTCTCTCCCaagtcctgccttcctctccaccttggTAG